From a single Bacteroidota bacterium genomic region:
- a CDS encoding YdcF family protein: MKIRHFFLRFFKFLRIGLVVFGAFCALMLIFSFTTGPFWIYYDLGTANSEITGEPDAIIMLGGGGMPSASTLMRTYHAAFLAQEFSGKKVIIALPGDTLDTSSSIYGIRNDLIIRGIPDSLIFFEPMGKNTRAQALNILNLYPELQKRRVILVTSPEHMYRAVLTFRKAGFEITEGFPAFERAIESDILFKDDKLGGRSYVPDVGQSIQLRYQFWNHLHYEILILRESFALLYYKIKGWI, translated from the coding sequence ATGAAAATCCGTCATTTCTTTCTTCGTTTTTTCAAATTTCTCAGGATTGGGTTGGTGGTTTTTGGTGCCTTTTGTGCTTTGATGTTGATTTTTTCTTTCACTACGGGTCCTTTTTGGATTTATTACGATCTGGGAACAGCAAATTCTGAAATTACGGGTGAGCCTGATGCCATAATCATGTTGGGCGGAGGAGGAATGCCAAGTGCATCCACGCTGATGCGCACGTATCACGCGGCATTTCTGGCACAGGAATTTTCCGGGAAAAAGGTCATCATTGCTTTACCTGGAGACACGCTGGATACGTCAAGCTCAATTTACGGAATCCGAAATGATCTGATTATCCGGGGTATACCGGATTCACTGATCTTTTTTGAACCTATGGGAAAAAATACCCGTGCCCAGGCTTTAAACATCCTGAATTTATACCCGGAACTTCAGAAAAGAAGGGTTATCCTGGTTACTTCACCGGAACATATGTACAGAGCTGTTCTAACATTTAGAAAAGCCGGTTTTGAAATCACAGAAGGATTCCCGGCTTTCGAACGGGCCATAGAATCGGACATCCTTTTTAAAGACGACAAACTGGGCGGCCGGTCCTATGTCCCCGATGTAGGCCAAAGCATTCAACTCCGTTATCAGTTCTGGAACCATCTCCATTACGAAATACTAATCCTCCGCGAATCATTCGCCTTATTATACTACAAAA
- the mnmE gene encoding tRNA uridine-5-carboxymethylaminomethyl(34) synthesis GTPase MnmE, with protein MSRLFVTNDDTICALATPPGSSAIAVIRVSGADAFAVMKEIFFPRNKDFDPDKVPGHTIHFGMIKDGDDVLDEVLLSIFRKPHSYTGEDSIEISCHGSPYIQERILHLLIRHGIRQAQRGEFTLRAFRNGKFDLSQAEAVADLVAANSSSSHQLAISQMRGGYSEKIRELRKKLIHFASLIELELDFSEEDVEFANRTELDDLLREMKAEITRLIESFAHGNVLKSGIPVAIIGKPNTGKSTLLNAILNEEKAIVSDIPGTTRDAIEDTIVLEGIAFRFVDTAGLRYSEDRIESMGIERTFEKIRQSRIILYLFDVSENSCETVLNDLDAFRNEMIEKIGLDEWESKTLIIIGNKIDKLVEIPRHFRDFVEMKCLFVSAKRKENLAMISDSLLEAVKADHPDDSIMVSNTRHYEAFTRTLAALDRVMSGFAGNVPTDLITIDLRDALHNIGEVTGEVTTEEILQNIFGSFCIGK; from the coding sequence ATGTCACGCTTATTTGTTACCAACGATGATACGATCTGTGCGTTGGCTACACCGCCCGGCAGCAGCGCAATTGCAGTGATAAGGGTCTCCGGTGCGGATGCCTTTGCCGTCATGAAAGAAATATTTTTCCCCAGGAACAAAGATTTTGATCCCGATAAGGTTCCCGGTCATACGATACATTTTGGGATGATAAAAGACGGGGATGATGTTCTGGATGAGGTCTTGCTCAGCATCTTTCGCAAGCCGCATTCATACACGGGTGAGGATAGTATAGAGATATCCTGTCACGGGTCTCCGTATATCCAGGAGCGCATACTTCATTTGTTGATACGTCATGGCATACGGCAGGCACAGCGCGGGGAATTCACGCTAAGGGCATTCCGTAACGGTAAGTTTGACCTTTCTCAGGCAGAGGCCGTGGCCGACCTGGTTGCGGCCAACTCAAGCTCATCACATCAGCTGGCTATAAGTCAGATGCGTGGAGGATACTCAGAGAAGATCCGTGAACTCAGGAAGAAACTGATACATTTTGCCTCCCTGATAGAGCTGGAGCTGGATTTCAGCGAGGAAGACGTGGAATTCGCCAATAGGACCGAGCTGGATGATTTGCTCCGGGAAATGAAAGCAGAGATCACCCGGCTCATTGAATCCTTTGCGCACGGGAATGTCCTGAAATCAGGAATACCCGTTGCCATTATCGGCAAACCCAACACGGGAAAATCGACGCTGCTCAACGCCATCCTGAACGAAGAGAAAGCCATCGTTTCTGACATCCCGGGAACAACCCGTGATGCCATTGAAGATACAATTGTATTGGAAGGTATTGCCTTCCGCTTTGTTGATACAGCCGGACTGCGTTATTCCGAAGACAGGATAGAGAGCATGGGAATAGAAAGGACCTTTGAAAAGATCCGGCAGTCGAGGATTATCCTTTACCTGTTCGATGTAAGTGAAAATTCCTGTGAAACCGTACTCAACGATCTGGACGCCTTCCGGAACGAAATGATTGAGAAGATCGGACTGGATGAGTGGGAATCGAAGACACTGATCATCATCGGCAACAAGATAGATAAACTGGTGGAGATACCTCGTCATTTCCGTGATTTTGTAGAAATGAAGTGTCTCTTCGTCTCCGCCAAACGCAAGGAGAACCTGGCCATGATCTCAGACAGCTTGCTTGAAGCGGTAAAGGCGGATCATCCTGACGACAGCATTATGGTCTCAAACACCCGTCACTACGAAGCCTTTACCCGCACCCTGGCCGCCCTCGACCGGGTGATGAGCGGCTTTGCCGGCAATGTTCCCACCGATCTTATCACCATCGACCTCCGCGACGCCCTCCACAACATCGGCGAAGTTACCGGGGAGGTGACAACGGAGGAGATACTTCAGAATATATTTGGGAGTTTTTGTATCGGGAAGTGA
- the sucD gene encoding succinate--CoA ligase subunit alpha has translation MSVLVNKDSRIVVQGFTGKEGTFHATQMIEYGTNVIGGVTPGKGGSTHLDKPVFNTVKEAVDQAGANVSVIFVPPPFAADAIMEAAEAGIGVIICITEGIPTEDMIKVKTFLCDKPSILVGPNCPGVITPGEAKVGIMPGFIHEPGIVGIVSRSGTLTYEAVQQLTQAGLGQTTAIGIGGDPVLGTTTLDALKMFEKDPDTKGIVMIGEIGGNMEADAARWYKEHGKKPVVGFIAGATAPKGRRMGHAGAIIGGKADTAQAKKQILTECGIYVVDSPADIGKKMKEVLSN, from the coding sequence ATGAGTGTGCTTGTTAATAAGGATTCCAGGATTGTGGTTCAGGGTTTTACGGGAAAAGAAGGTACTTTCCATGCCACCCAGATGATTGAATACGGTACCAATGTGATTGGAGGAGTGACTCCGGGTAAAGGGGGAAGTACCCATCTGGACAAACCTGTCTTTAACACGGTAAAGGAAGCTGTTGATCAGGCCGGGGCAAATGTGTCGGTGATTTTTGTGCCGCCACCTTTTGCTGCCGATGCCATCATGGAGGCTGCCGAAGCTGGGATCGGTGTAATTATCTGTATCACGGAAGGTATCCCGACTGAGGACATGATCAAGGTGAAAACATTCCTGTGTGATAAACCAAGCATACTTGTTGGTCCGAATTGTCCGGGCGTTATCACCCCCGGTGAAGCCAAGGTAGGGATCATGCCGGGGTTCATTCATGAGCCGGGCATTGTGGGAATAGTCTCCCGTTCCGGAACCCTCACCTATGAAGCTGTGCAGCAACTAACTCAGGCAGGGCTGGGACAAACAACCGCAATAGGTATAGGTGGCGATCCGGTTTTGGGCACTACTACCTTGGATGCCCTGAAGATGTTCGAAAAGGATCCTGACACCAAAGGTATCGTGATGATAGGCGAAATCGGTGGTAACATGGAAGCGGATGCTGCGCGCTGGTATAAAGAACACGGAAAGAAACCGGTAGTTGGGTTCATCGCCGGTGCAACAGCCCCAAAAGGCCGCAGGATGGGACATGCAGGCGCCATCATTGGCGGGAAGGCAGATACAGCTCAGGCCAAAAAGCAAATCCTTACCGAATGCGGGATTTACGTCGTGGATTCACCTGCCGATATTGGCAAGAAAATGAAGGAAGTGCTTAGTAATTAA
- a CDS encoding SPOR domain-containing protein, with product MKKLTFWVGVILYSLLFIWPDMGFSQEGIPADFCISEQEKRLYLLINNYRIKNDLPEIQLSKSLSFVAKTHVKDLYDNRPDTSICNLNSWSDKGKWTACCHSPYLPKPECILNKPGELTNYKHQAHELAFWEMADTHPDSVFRFWTNTQETRNFLVNEGKWNKNKWVALGVGLYHGYASIWLGEARDPESEPSICGVSGISIIDSLAKKQDDKINIITTAGKKFYLIYGSYTARAEAEAQARKYKEKGFSGVMIVKSNEKYRIALSKHNTHDEATRAKSVLSADYSGAWILNY from the coding sequence ATGAAAAAGTTAACATTTTGGGTTGGGGTTATCTTGTATTCATTATTGTTCATCTGGCCGGATATGGGGTTTTCCCAGGAAGGGATACCTGCTGATTTTTGTATCTCCGAACAGGAAAAACGTTTATACCTCTTGATCAACAATTATAGAATTAAAAATGATCTTCCGGAGATACAGTTATCCAAATCGCTATCGTTTGTTGCCAAAACGCATGTAAAAGACCTTTACGACAACCGGCCGGACACGAGTATCTGTAACCTGAACAGCTGGTCGGACAAGGGAAAATGGACGGCATGCTGTCATTCCCCGTATCTGCCTAAACCCGAATGTATCCTGAACAAACCCGGGGAACTCACAAATTACAAGCACCAGGCTCATGAACTGGCATTCTGGGAGATGGCCGACACCCATCCCGACAGTGTTTTCCGCTTTTGGACAAACACGCAAGAAACCCGGAATTTTCTGGTCAACGAAGGAAAATGGAATAAAAACAAATGGGTTGCCCTGGGAGTTGGCTTATATCATGGATATGCTTCCATCTGGTTAGGTGAAGCGAGAGATCCCGAATCAGAACCTTCGATTTGCGGGGTCTCCGGGATTTCTATTATTGATTCGCTCGCTAAAAAGCAGGATGATAAAATCAATATTATCACTACTGCCGGCAAAAAATTCTATCTCATCTACGGAAGCTACACAGCACGTGCTGAAGCGGAGGCACAGGCCAGGAAATACAAGGAAAAAGGTTTTTCGGGAGTAATGATCGTAAAATCAAATGAAAAGTACCGGATAGCTTTATCAAAACACAACACGCATGACGAAGCGACCAGGGCTAAATCTGTCCTTAGTGCTGATTATAGCGGGGCGTGGATACTTAATTACTAA
- a CDS encoding amino acid permease has product MNRSLGFGTAPVFLTAISTILGAILFLRFGFAIGTLGFLGVILIIVLGHLVTIPTALALSEIATNQRVEGGGEYFIISRSFGLNIGATIGIALYFSQAISVAFYVIAFTEAFEPVFNWLAQEKGIWLPRQVVSIPSMLILALMILIRGANLGVKALYVVVAILFLSLILFFAGNTEYSETASTVSILSSFRNPQDFFVVFAIVFPAFTGMTAGVGLSGDLKKPRKSIPLGTTTATFIGLIVYLFVSWKLAISASAEDLVSDQLIMSRIALFGAIIVPLGLAASTISSAIGSIMVAPRTLQALASDASFPTPRLNRFLAKGKSDNNEPFNASLITSLIALLFVSFGNVNVVAGIISMFFMVTYGSLCLISFLNHFGSDPSYRPTFRSRWYISLVGFVMALWLMFQINTIYAVVSIALMVLIYVGIQRYHANRRGLQSIFRGAILQLNRRLQIYLQKSMELKATESWRPSAICISSNSFQRDDLFHLLDWISYKYGFGTYIHLIEGYYSKATYEDSKNILVKLIEKAGHKTQNIYIDTMISPSYTSAIAQSIQLPGISGMENNMVIFEFDKNNPENLPQILDNINLVKAGNYDVCIFATSTKRFGFNKAIHVWIRSTDYENSNLMILLSYIISGHPDWRGAPIKIFDICREEEEEQVRKNLIELVNTGRIPITEKNITIIRKDDNVRSKSLINQTSQDAGLTIIGYRTENLKHKGEEILTGYDGIGDVLFVNSHRQKEIS; this is encoded by the coding sequence ATGAACAGATCATTGGGTTTCGGCACGGCTCCGGTTTTCCTTACGGCTATCAGTACCATACTGGGTGCCATTCTTTTTCTGCGGTTTGGGTTTGCGATAGGCACACTGGGTTTCCTGGGGGTTATTCTTATTATAGTCCTGGGTCACCTGGTTACTATTCCCACGGCACTGGCTTTGTCGGAGATTGCGACCAACCAGCGTGTTGAAGGGGGAGGGGAGTATTTTATCATTTCCCGTTCTTTTGGGTTAAATATAGGGGCAACCATAGGCATAGCCCTTTATTTCTCGCAGGCTATATCCGTGGCTTTTTATGTGATTGCTTTCACTGAGGCTTTTGAGCCGGTATTTAACTGGCTTGCTCAGGAAAAGGGGATCTGGCTGCCGCGGCAGGTTGTCAGTATTCCCTCCATGCTCATCCTTGCGCTGATGATCCTGATCCGGGGAGCCAATCTTGGGGTAAAAGCTTTGTATGTCGTCGTGGCCATCCTTTTTCTTTCCCTCATCCTTTTCTTTGCAGGAAATACTGAATATAGCGAAACTGCATCAACGGTTAGTATACTATCTTCATTCCGCAATCCCCAGGATTTCTTTGTAGTGTTTGCCATTGTGTTCCCGGCATTTACCGGTATGACAGCCGGAGTGGGTTTGTCGGGTGATTTAAAGAAACCCCGGAAGTCTATCCCACTGGGAACCACTACGGCGACATTTATTGGACTGATTGTATATTTGTTTGTTTCCTGGAAATTAGCCATTTCTGCTTCCGCGGAAGATCTGGTTAGCGATCAGCTTATCATGTCGCGCATTGCTCTTTTCGGGGCCATCATTGTTCCATTGGGTTTGGCTGCTTCCACCATATCTTCAGCGATCGGTTCTATCATGGTAGCACCCAGAACCTTGCAGGCGCTGGCTTCCGATGCCTCCTTTCCAACACCGCGCCTAAACCGTTTCCTGGCAAAAGGAAAGAGCGATAATAACGAACCTTTTAATGCGTCGCTGATCACAAGCCTGATCGCACTCCTTTTTGTGAGTTTTGGAAATGTCAATGTCGTAGCAGGAATCATCTCCATGTTTTTTATGGTCACCTATGGATCCCTTTGTCTGATTTCCTTCCTCAACCACTTCGGGTCAGATCCTTCCTACCGGCCAACTTTCCGGTCGCGATGGTACATAAGCCTGGTGGGCTTCGTTATGGCACTTTGGCTTATGTTCCAGATAAACACCATATACGCTGTTGTTTCGATTGCCCTTATGGTGCTTATCTACGTGGGGATACAGCGATATCATGCCAACAGGCGCGGGCTGCAATCCATTTTCCGGGGAGCCATCCTGCAGCTGAACCGACGCCTGCAAATTTATCTGCAAAAGTCGATGGAACTAAAAGCAACAGAAAGCTGGAGGCCTTCCGCGATTTGCATATCCAGCAATTCGTTTCAGCGCGATGATCTTTTCCATCTGCTCGACTGGATTTCTTATAAGTACGGCTTCGGCACCTATATACACCTCATTGAAGGTTACTACTCAAAGGCAACCTATGAAGATTCAAAGAATATCCTTGTCAAGCTGATTGAAAAAGCCGGCCATAAGACCCAAAATATTTACATCGATACGATGATCTCCCCTTCCTACACTTCGGCTATTGCCCAAAGTATTCAATTGCCAGGAATTTCAGGAATGGAAAACAATATGGTGATCTTTGAATTTGATAAGAACAACCCTGAAAATCTCCCCCAGATCCTGGATAACATCAATCTTGTCAAGGCAGGAAACTATGATGTATGCATTTTTGCCACATCAACCAAACGTTTCGGCTTTAATAAAGCCATCCATGTCTGGATACGCAGTACCGACTATGAAAACTCCAACCTGATGATCCTGCTTAGTTATATCATCTCCGGTCATCCCGACTGGAGAGGAGCGCCCATCAAGATCTTTGACATCTGCCGTGAAGAAGAAGAGGAACAGGTCAGGAAAAACCTTATCGAACTGGTAAACACTGGAAGAATACCCATTACAGAGAAGAACATTACCATAATCAGAAAAGACGATAATGTACGCAGCAAAAGCCTTATAAACCAAACCTCACAGGATGCCGGACTGACCATCATAGGGTACAGAACAGAAAACCTGAAACATAAGGGAGAAGAGATATTAACCGGCTACGACGGGATAGGAGATGTGCTGTTTGTGAATAGTCACAGGCAGAAGGAGATTTCGTAA